The Armatimonadota bacterium region ATCGCACGAAGCAGTGGGTGGATGTGACGTACTAGAAAGAACGTGCTCCACCGTAGAGGGTGCAGAGAGCACAGAGGATTCTCTGCGTCCTCTGCACTCTCTGTGGCACCATCTTGCGGAGATGGTTACTTCCACTTCACGGTACAGCCCACAGGCTCCGTCTGCGCTACGGGTGGTTCCTGCCCGTTGAGCACCGCGTGGAGGGCGTCACGCAGATACTGCTGCTTCACCTCAGAAGGGTTCTCCCAGTTATCATCCAGCCGACCGTGATAGCGCAGTACGCGGTTCTGGTCAAACACGAAGAACTCGGGCGTGCGGGTTGCGCCGTAGGACCGAGCTACCTGCTGCGACTCATCGTGCAGGTAAGGGAAGGGATAGCCTTTCTCTTGGGCACGCGCCTGCATCTTCTCGAAGCTATCCTCAGGATACTTGACCGCGTCGTTGGCGTTAATCGCCACAAAAGC contains the following coding sequences:
- a CDS encoding thioredoxin family protein, whose translation is MALELGKPMVEFHLPGVDGKTYSPADFADKPVLVVVFWCNHCPYVRAYEDRTIALAKEFADKVAFVAINANDAVKYPEDSFEKMQARAQEKGYPFPYLHDESQQVARSYGATRTPEFFVFDQNRVLRYHGRLDDNWENPSEVKQQYLRDALHAVLNGQEPPVAQTEPVGCTVKWK